A section of the Subtercola frigoramans genome encodes:
- the qcrA gene encoding cytochrome bc1 complex Rieske iron-sulfur subunit produces MAHDDSSGSELAAPSSGAAAGTAVERAGTAESNGGLAVITTDTFPDPGMPPHRPRVTDLDPKKARTAQRAVYTLFYLSVAGSVFALAAYMAFPIEDGDPGALRLNTVFLGLGITLALMGIGLGAVHWAKTLMADHEGIDVRHPVRGTPETRTRAVEIFDDANKESGFGRRTLIRNSLIGALVAFPLPAVILFRGLGPQFDNPASLLETTMWKAGARLTLDPSGLPIKASDVTLGSAFHIIPEGLNEMPDRLEQKAKAAVLLMRVNPADLNVSPGRETWNYDGIVAYSKICTHVGCPVALFEQQTHHLLCPCHQSTFDVNNECKVIFGPAKRALPQLPITVDGEGYLIAQSDFLEPVGPSFWERS; encoded by the coding sequence ATGGCACACGACGACAGCAGCGGCTCAGAGCTCGCCGCTCCCTCGTCTGGAGCAGCGGCGGGCACGGCAGTCGAACGTGCTGGCACTGCCGAGTCGAACGGTGGCCTCGCCGTCATCACGACCGACACCTTTCCCGATCCGGGAATGCCGCCGCATCGGCCCAGGGTCACAGACCTCGACCCGAAGAAGGCGCGGACTGCCCAGCGGGCCGTCTACACACTCTTCTACCTGTCGGTCGCGGGTAGCGTCTTCGCCCTGGCCGCCTACATGGCGTTTCCGATCGAAGACGGCGACCCCGGTGCGCTCCGCCTGAACACCGTCTTCCTCGGGCTCGGCATCACGCTCGCGCTCATGGGTATCGGCCTCGGCGCGGTTCACTGGGCCAAGACGCTCATGGCAGACCACGAGGGAATCGACGTTCGTCACCCCGTTCGCGGCACGCCGGAGACCCGCACCCGTGCCGTGGAGATCTTCGACGACGCGAACAAGGAGTCCGGCTTCGGTCGCCGCACCCTCATCCGAAACAGCCTCATCGGCGCACTCGTGGCGTTCCCGCTACCGGCAGTCATCCTGTTCCGCGGTCTCGGCCCCCAGTTCGACAACCCTGCCTCCCTGCTCGAGACCACGATGTGGAAAGCCGGTGCACGGCTCACGCTCGACCCCTCCGGTCTTCCGATCAAGGCGTCAGACGTCACACTCGGCTCCGCATTCCACATCATCCCTGAGGGCCTCAATGAGATGCCCGACAGACTTGAGCAGAAGGCGAAAGCTGCTGTTCTGCTCATGCGCGTCAACCCGGCCGACCTCAATGTGAGCCCCGGCCGAGAGACGTGGAATTACGACGGCATCGTCGCATATTCCAAAATCTGCACACACGTCGGATGCCCGGTGGCACTCTTCGAACAGCAGACCCACCATCTGCTCTGCCCGTGCCACCAGTCCACCTTCGACGTGAACAACGAGTGCAAGGTCATCTTCGGCCCGGCCAAGCGCGCCCTGCCCCAGCTGCCCATCACCGTTGACGGTGAGGGTTACCTCATCGCACAGAGTGATTTTCTCGAACCAGTTGGTCCTAGTTTCTGGGAGCGTTCATGA
- the qcrB gene encoding cytochrome bc1 complex cytochrome b subunit — MSTIERTPAPQVPENTGPELADTKQAGFTAWTANYIDERTSISAVVKEFGRKIFPDHWSFMLGEVALYSFVVIILTGTFLTFFFQASMVPVVYDGSFVPLKGVEMSAAMNSTLNISFDLRGGLLIRQIHHWAALMFIASIGLHMLRIYFTGAFRKPRELNWVIGFVLFILALGEGFTGYSLPDDLLSGNGLRIIDGMVKGFPFVGTWISYLIFGGEFPGGDIVGRLYTVHILLLPAIIVAMIALHLVFVVVHKHTQYAGPGKTNQNVVGYPVLPVYAAKAGGFFFLVFGVIALIASFFTINPIWNYGPYDPSPVSAGTQPDWYIGFADGALRLVPTGLESVIWGHTYSWNILIPVAVLGLFILTVLIYPFIESWVTGDKREHHILDRPRNAPTRTAIGAAGVTFYAALWAAASSDLIATHFQLSIESVIHAIQATLIIGPIIAYHIAKRVCLALQKKDREIALHGFESGRIVRLPGGEYIEVHQPVDEYERWRLVGYNEYKPLMIRPNAQGKITGAQRLRAGMSKWFFEDRIAPVAKSEVERQHH; from the coding sequence ATGAGCACCATCGAAAGAACTCCGGCACCTCAGGTGCCGGAGAACACCGGCCCCGAACTGGCCGACACGAAGCAGGCCGGCTTCACGGCCTGGACGGCGAACTACATCGACGAGCGCACGAGCATCTCCGCGGTGGTCAAGGAGTTCGGTCGAAAGATCTTCCCCGACCACTGGTCGTTCATGCTCGGCGAGGTCGCTCTGTACAGCTTCGTCGTCATCATCCTCACCGGAACGTTCCTGACCTTCTTCTTCCAGGCATCCATGGTGCCGGTGGTCTATGACGGCAGCTTCGTGCCACTCAAGGGCGTCGAGATGTCTGCGGCGATGAACTCCACGCTGAACATCTCGTTCGACCTCCGTGGTGGCCTGCTCATCCGCCAGATCCACCACTGGGCCGCTCTCATGTTCATCGCCTCCATCGGCCTGCACATGCTGCGCATCTACTTCACCGGTGCCTTCCGCAAGCCGCGTGAGCTCAACTGGGTGATCGGTTTCGTGCTGTTCATCCTGGCACTCGGCGAGGGCTTCACCGGGTACTCGCTTCCTGACGACCTGCTCTCAGGAAACGGTCTTCGCATCATCGACGGAATGGTGAAGGGATTCCCCTTCGTCGGAACCTGGATCTCGTACCTGATCTTCGGTGGTGAGTTCCCTGGTGGTGACATCGTCGGTCGTCTGTACACCGTGCACATCCTGCTGTTGCCTGCGATCATCGTGGCCATGATCGCACTGCACCTGGTCTTCGTCGTCGTGCACAAGCACACGCAGTACGCAGGTCCCGGCAAGACCAACCAGAACGTCGTCGGCTACCCCGTTCTGCCGGTCTACGCTGCCAAGGCCGGGGGGTTCTTCTTCCTCGTCTTCGGTGTCATCGCGTTGATCGCCTCGTTCTTCACGATCAACCCGATCTGGAACTACGGCCCCTATGACCCCTCCCCCGTCTCTGCCGGAACCCAGCCAGACTGGTACATCGGTTTCGCCGACGGTGCCCTCCGACTGGTTCCGACGGGTCTCGAATCGGTGATCTGGGGCCACACGTACTCGTGGAACATCCTGATTCCGGTCGCAGTGCTCGGCCTGTTCATCCTCACGGTCCTGATTTATCCGTTCATCGAGTCGTGGGTCACTGGCGACAAGCGGGAGCACCACATACTCGACCGTCCGCGGAACGCCCCGACGCGCACCGCAATCGGAGCCGCCGGCGTTACCTTCTACGCCGCACTGTGGGCTGCCGCAAGTTCCGACCTCATCGCAACGCACTTCCAGCTTTCGATCGAATCGGTGATCCACGCCATCCAGGCCACATTGATCATCGGACCGATCATCGCGTACCACATCGCGAAGCGCGTATGCCTGGCCCTTCAGAAGAAGGACCGCGAGATCGCGCTCCACGGCTTCGAGTCGGGTCGTATCGTCAGGCTCCCGGGCGGTGAGTACATCGAGGTTCACCAGCCCGTCGACGAGTACGAGCGCTGGCGCCTGGTCGGCTACAACGAATACAAGCCCCTCATGATCCGCCCGAACGCCCAGGGCAAGATCACTGGCGCCCAGCGCCTGCGTGCCGGCATGTCGAAGTGGTTCTTCGAGGATCGTATTGCCCCCGTGGCCAAGTCCGAGGTGGAGCGCCAGCACCACTGA
- a CDS encoding cytochrome c oxidase subunit 4, with protein MRANINIFWILGGFFILADAIYTFWSLISYGKVEWVGTLAIALSAILAAFLAFYLARVHAAQGGELPEDLTDSNIDDGDPEMGFYSPWSWWPIIMAAALAIFLTGLAVGTWISFIGVAIVLIAIVGWTYEYYRGYFAR; from the coding sequence ATGCGCGCCAATATCAACATCTTCTGGATTCTCGGCGGCTTCTTCATTCTCGCCGACGCGATCTACACCTTCTGGTCGCTCATCTCCTACGGCAAGGTCGAGTGGGTCGGTACGCTGGCCATCGCGCTGAGTGCGATCCTGGCGGCATTCCTGGCCTTCTACCTAGCCCGTGTTCACGCGGCGCAGGGCGGTGAGCTGCCTGAAGACCTGACCGACTCGAATATCGACGACGGTGACCCAGAAATGGGCTTCTACAGCCCGTGGAGCTGGTGGCCGATCATCATGGCTGCCGCACTGGCTATCTTCCTCACCGGCCTCGCTGTCGGCACCTGGATCAGCTTCATCGGTGTTGCCATCGTGCTCATCGCGATCGTCGGTTGGACCTACGAGTACTACCGCGGATATTTCGCCCGCTAG